In one window of Deltaproteobacteria bacterium DNA:
- a CDS encoding sulfurtransferase, which yields MSHIPLLVDPDWIQSHPDARLIDLRWAVKGPPARQKYEDGHLPGAVFADLDRDLSRPGGPGRHPFPAEERFAQVLSRWGIGPDTHVVVYDDANSSVAARLWFMLRAFGHEKVSVLDGGFRAWTEAGLPLSRDEPRIAPAPLRKLNLDRSRLAEVEEVQARKSVVLDARAPERYRGEVEPLDRKAGHIPGAVNAPLQANLTAAQRFRPPAELRELYARYGNDVIVSCGSGVTACHDALAMEIAGLPPPRLYVGSFSGWIEDPARPIATGPAPG from the coding sequence ATGTCGCACATCCCCCTCCTCGTGGATCCTGATTGGATACAGTCGCACCCCGACGCCCGTCTCATCGACCTGCGATGGGCGGTGAAAGGACCTCCGGCGCGCCAGAAGTATGAAGACGGCCACCTTCCCGGCGCGGTGTTCGCCGACCTCGATCGCGACCTCTCGCGTCCGGGTGGTCCCGGACGACATCCGTTCCCTGCGGAGGAACGGTTCGCCCAGGTGCTCTCGCGCTGGGGCATCGGTCCCGATACCCACGTCGTGGTCTACGACGATGCGAACTCGTCCGTGGCGGCGCGGCTCTGGTTCATGCTCCGCGCCTTCGGCCACGAGAAGGTCTCCGTGCTCGACGGCGGGTTCCGGGCCTGGACCGAGGCGGGGCTTCCGCTCTCGCGCGACGAGCCGCGGATCGCCCCCGCGCCGCTCCGGAAGCTGAACCTCGATCGGTCGCGCCTCGCCGAAGTGGAGGAGGTGCAGGCGCGCAAGAGCGTGGTGCTCGATGCCCGCGCTCCGGAGCGCTATCGCGGCGAGGTCGAACCCCTGGACCGCAAGGCGGGGCACATCCCGGGGGCGGTCAATGCCCCGCTGCAGGCGAACCTGACGGCTGCGCAGCGGTTCCGTCCCCCGGCCGAGCTCCGCGAGCTGTACGCGCGCTACGGGAACGACGTGATCGTCTCCTGCGGGAGCGGCGTCACCGCCTGCCACGACGCGCTGGCGATGGAGATCGCCGGGCTGCCGCCCCCCCGCCTGTACGTGGGATCGTTCAGCGGCTGGATCGAGGACCCTGCACGTCCCATTGCCACCGGGCCCGCGCCGGGGTAG
- a CDS encoding HD domain-containing protein: protein MPEIERLLVVDDEAPILHALQRTFEAAGYEVIACADPAQALERLREKPFQVLSADYMMPGMTGAEFLAQAKSLQPETIRILLTAAHDFSAAVDAVNNGEIFRILAKPWNRVELLGTVRQAFDTYALREKNRQLTAIVQSQNAELAALNKGLERLVEERTTNLLDGMVAVLDYRDTETQWHSRRVSRFTRRIAEHMGVRDALELRTIEMGALLHDIGKIGVRDAVLLKPGPLDQEEWHEMREHPRLGWALLQRIEFLRDASVIVLQHQERYDGRGYPAGLKGEQIVLGARLFAVADTYDAITSDRPYRKAQPHAAAIEEMQRVAGTQLDPHGVEAFCDIGEAEWQRIRSEVEKISLVEQEWGWTPPKRIFEQIREAASKQRQPISQPPDSKTG, encoded by the coding sequence ATGCCAGAGATTGAACGTCTCCTCGTCGTCGACGACGAGGCGCCCATCCTGCATGCCTTGCAGCGCACCTTCGAGGCTGCGGGTTATGAGGTGATCGCCTGCGCGGATCCGGCCCAGGCGCTGGAGCGACTGCGGGAGAAGCCGTTCCAGGTGCTCTCGGCCGACTACATGATGCCGGGAATGACGGGTGCGGAGTTCCTCGCCCAGGCGAAGTCGCTGCAGCCGGAGACCATCCGCATCCTCCTTACCGCCGCCCACGACTTCAGCGCCGCCGTGGACGCCGTGAACAACGGCGAGATCTTCCGCATCCTCGCCAAGCCGTGGAACCGCGTCGAGCTCCTCGGGACGGTGCGGCAGGCGTTCGACACGTACGCGTTGCGGGAGAAGAACCGGCAGCTGACCGCCATCGTCCAGTCGCAGAACGCCGAGCTGGCCGCGCTGAACAAGGGCCTCGAGCGGCTGGTCGAGGAACGCACCACCAACCTGCTCGACGGCATGGTGGCCGTGCTCGACTATCGCGATACCGAAACGCAATGGCATTCGCGGCGCGTCTCGCGATTCACCCGTCGGATCGCCGAGCACATGGGCGTTCGCGACGCCCTCGAGCTGCGGACCATCGAGATGGGCGCGCTGCTGCACGACATCGGGAAGATCGGCGTGCGCGATGCCGTGCTGCTCAAGCCCGGGCCGCTGGACCAGGAGGAGTGGCACGAGATGCGGGAGCACCCGCGGCTCGGGTGGGCGCTGCTCCAGCGCATCGAGTTCCTCCGCGATGCCAGCGTGATCGTGCTCCAGCACCAGGAGCGGTACGACGGGCGCGGCTATCCCGCCGGGCTGAAGGGAGAGCAGATCGTCCTCGGCGCCCGGCTGTTCGCCGTGGCGGATACCTACGACGCGATCACCAGCGATCGCCCCTACCGCAAGGCGCAACCGCACGCGGCAGCCATCGAGGAGATGCAGCGCGTGGCGGGCACGCAGCTCGATCCGCACGGCGTCGAAGCGTTCTGCGACATCGGGGAAGCGGAGTGGCAGCGCATCCGCTCAGAAGTGGAGAAGATCTCGCTCGTCGAGCAGGAGTGGGGATGGACTCCCCCCAAGCGCATCTTCGAGCAGATCCGCGAGGCGGCGTCGAAACAGCGGCAGCCGATCTCGCAGCCGCCAGATTCGAAAACGGGATAA